One genomic window of Nitrospirota bacterium includes the following:
- a CDS encoding response regulator yields the protein MPTILVVEDSPTMRQLISFAMRRIPGSKVIEATDGVDALKKLSTEKADIILADINMPVMDGLKLISLVRGNSEFRNIPIIIITTEGTEEDRKKAMDIGANAYLPKPIQTQELIKLVTQQLDKG from the coding sequence ATGCCAACTATCCTGGTAGTTGAGGATTCACCAACAATGAGACAACTTATAAGCTTTGCCATGCGCCGAATCCCCGGGTCAAAGGTTATAGAAGCCACCGACGGCGTTGATGCACTTAAAAAGCTGTCAACAGAGAAGGCTGACATTATCCTTGCCGATATAAATATGCCTGTAATGGACGGACTGAAACTGATAAGCCTCGTGAGGGGAAATTCGGAATTCAGGAATATACCGATAATAATAATAACTACCGAGGGGACTGAGGAGGATAGAAAAAAGGCAATGGACATAGGCGCCAATGCCTACCTTCCAAAACCGATACAGACCCAGGAACTGATTAAGCTGGTAACACAGCAGCTTGACAAAGGGTAG